The DNA segment TTAATGGTGTACAGGATGTTTAAAGTGTCTAAAGTGCTGTACTCGTCTTTTACGGTATGGTAAAATTCATCCTTATCAATCTGATCTGTACTGATGGTATGTGCCGGTACACCCAATGCCGCTAAAGTGGCGTTGTCGCTCCGGTAAAAGAGATTTTGCTGTGGGTATGGGTCAGGATGAAAGGTAAATTCGGTACCGGCAAGGTTTTTCTGCAGTATTTTTCCAAAATCAGATTTGTCGTAGCCGGTAATAAAAGCGGTGTTTTTTCCGAACTTACTTTCCTTGCCGATCATCTCTATGTTAAACATGGCCGTTACCTGCTCGGGATCCAGTTTTTTGGAGAAATATTTGGAGCCAAAGCCTCCGATTTCCTCAGCGGTAAAGGCGATAAATACCAGTGTACGTTCATTGTTGTTTAAAGCCTTATAATATTTTGCCAAAGCAATTACGGCTGTTATACCCGATGCATCGTCATCTGCACCATTGGCAATGCTGTCCTGCAAATCGCCTTTTACTATGCCCAGGTGATCGTAATGTCCCGAAAAAATAACAATTTCATTGGCCCTGGATTTTCCGGGGATCATGCCTGCTACATTAAACAAAGGCCTTTTATCTGTCGAATCTTTATAAAAAGTTTGCCGGTAACCGGTTTCTCCCTTTAAAGGCTGTAATCCAATGGCTTTAAATTGCTGTTCAATAAAGGTAGCGGCTTTGTCAATACCCGGGGTATATAAACCACGGCCCTGCATGTCGTCGCTGCTCAGTGTTTTGATCAGGTGATCAACATATCCGGCAGTAATAATTTTATTGATGTCCTGGGCCCGGGATAGCTGGGCCGACAGTACAATAAGCAGGGCGAAGCAGATCTTTCTCATTGTTCGTATAGTTTATGCTTTCTTTTTTCAATTTCGGTATGTACGCGTGTGTCATGTACCCCATCTATTACCGCTGTTTCGTAATCTTTGTCCTTATCAGACTCATATACCTGGGTTTCTTCGGTATTTTCTACCGACCTGTCGTAAGGCCCCCGGCTACTCATCAGTTTTACAAAAACGGGCAGGCATTCGAAAAATATGAATAATAATCCAATAAAAGTTACAGCCAGATAAGTACTGGTATCGCGCGTGCCATCGCGGTTAAAGCTCAGCTGGCCCAAAGCCCAGTTGCGGTCGGCAAAACCGGCTAGGCTGGTCAGGCTGTCCAGTTGCTTTCCGGTGTATAGTTTTTCTGTCATCAGCCCATCAAATTCTTTTCTGCCGGCTACAAACGCTTCCTGTGAGCGTACGCTGGCCGTTAAGGTATCTAATTCCTGTTCACGTTGTTTCAGCTCAGCCTCTTTTCTTTTGGCATAAGGCCCATAGCCCATAATGCCCGAAGTTTCTTCAGTCTTATTTCCAAAAATCTCGAAATTCAGTTTTTGCCGGTCTGCCTTTATGGCGCTGGCCATAGTATCCTTTTGGGCTTTACTTTCATTCAGTTTGCCCATTTCTATCCGGTATTTATTTTCGAAAGCGGCATTCAGGGTGTCAATTTTTGAACGCTGGTTGTTCAGGTAACTTACTTTTAAACGCTCTTTGATCTCTTTGTCAAATATTTTAAGCTCCAGCGGGCGCGATATCACCACCCCAATCATAATGGCAAGCAAAATACGTGGGGTAGCCTGTAAAATCTGCTTATTGGTACTGGCATTTTTGTTGATGCTGGACACGATATACCTGTCCATGTTAAAAATGGCAAGACCCCAGATCAAGCCAAAAAACAGGGCAAAAAAGACAGCCCCGCTATCGCCCTTAAAAACGAAATACATGGCATAGCCACCAGATAAGGCCGCAAACAGGCCGGTAAAAAATATGGTAGCGCCAATGCCAATGTATTTGTTGTGTTCTGTAGGGTGTTTTTCCAATGTAGAAAGATGCGCACCAGAGCAAAACCAAAAGAAACGGGATATCGCATTCATGATATAATGGTTAGATTAATAAGCTTACCATTTAAACGCACGGGACCTCAAGTTGTTACAGAATTTTTTGTAAAGCTGTACAGAATTGCTGATGATTATCACTCTGATGTATTTTTAGCCACAAACATTCCCTATGACAAGTGATTTAATTATCTTTGAAAAAATCAAATGACATGATAAAAGAAATAACCGTTGAGGAGCTTAAAGAAAAGATTGACAATAAGGAAGATTTTCAATTGATCGATGTTAGGGAAACATTTGAATATGACACTTCAAATCTGGATGGCCTTAACATACCTTTGGCCGGCATTTTAATTGAAGCAGATAAAATTGCGCAGGACAAACCTGTAATTATTCATTGCAGAAGCGGAAAAAGAAGTGCAGCTGCTGTAATGCAGCTGGAACAGCAACTGGGTTTAACCAATTTATATAACCTGAAAGGTGGAATTCTTGCCTGGCAGGAAGCTTTTGATCCTGAAATGCCTGTTTATTAAGCATGGGAAAGAAAATTGCATTGAACGTTTTTTATAACCTGGGCCTTATTGTTTCCATTTTTGGCATCGTATGGGGTTATAACAATACTAAGTATCTGGCCATCGCCTTATTTGTGGCTACGGCTGCATTTTTCCTTTACTTAAAATTGAAATTGGTAAAAGAAATGCGCGAAAACCTTAAAAGGAAGTAAACAAAGAGGGCTTTATGCCTTCAAGACCCAGTCCCGGCAACTGATTGAAAAGATATTTACCTTCAAGCATTGCCGGGGCCTTAAAAGGATTGTTGCTGGTTAACCAGGGCCCATCCAGATCGGCCCAGTCGCACAAAGGGGCAAGTGCCATCCCCGCCTGGGTAGCACAGGAGGTTTCGCTCATGCAGCCAATCAGGACTTTCATACCAAATGACTTTGCTTTCAGGATCATCTGATGACCTTCATACATACCTGTACTCTTCATCAGTTTCATATTAATGCCATGATAAGCCCCTTTCAGCGTATCCATATCGGCCAAACGTTGTACGGCTTCATCGGCTAAAATCGGGATCGGGCTGCGGGCAGTAAGCCAGGCATTGCCATCGAGATCGGCCTTATCCATAGGTTGTTCAATTAGCTGTACGCCCTGGTCATGCAGCCAGTAAATCATATCTATAGCCTGTTTTTTATCAGCCCAGCCCTGGTTGGCATCTACATACAAAGGCAGGTCGCTTACACTCCTGATCGTATGGATCAGTTCCTTATCATTGTCCCTGCCCAGTTTTATTTTTAACACTTTGAAACCTTTGGCATCGGCAACCTTTTCCCTGATGACCTCTGGCGTATCAATACCTATGGTATAAGAAGTAACCGGCATTTTAACCGGGTCAGCGCCATAAATTTCATAGCAGGGCTTATTCAGCAGCTTTCCGTTAATGTCGTTTAATGCTATATCTATTGCCGCTTTGATGGCAGGGTGGCCCTTTTCTATACTGTCCAGATAGGCAATGATCTCTTCAAAATTAAAAGGATGAACAAACCGGCCCCAGTCTACCTGCTTCAAAAACTTAACCGCAGTTTCTTCACTTTCGCCCATGTATGGCACCATAGAAGCTTCTCCATAGCCCTCTATATTCTCATAGCTTAGCCTGATCAGCATAACCGGAGTGCTGGTACGGGAAAATTTGGCAATTGCAAAAGGGTGTTTCAGTTCCAGGTTATAAGCGGTATAAGCAAGTTTCATTGGAAAATAAGGTTTTGGTAATTTAAAGGTTATAAAAAAAATGCCAGGGGCTAATGTAAAAATAATATACCTAATATTGTGCCTTTATGAGCAGCATGATATACCAGCCTTTTAAAAATTTCGACTTTAAATATAAAAACTGTTTTTTAAGTGGCGATACATTCCCCTCGCCTGTTGAAGAACTCAATATCCTGCCGGCATGGCTGCTGGAAGTGGCCAATTTTAGTGGCGAGGAACAGATTAAATTGCTTGATGAAAGTGTGCGTTCCTATAATGCCTTAAAGGTTCCCTGTAATACTGAGGTTCGGGATCATTTTATACAACCCCTGGAAGAGAAAATTGCTGCAGCATTTGCAAAAGGTTATGAAGGGGTTTCGCAGCTGGATGAAGTTGATCTTTTTAACTGGATTGGCAAGTTTATGTACAGCCTGATCTATATAGAAATGAATGCTGCGGTGCGTTTGCAGCAGCTAAGTGCCGATGGGCTAAACATGTCGCAGGGCCTGATGCACAAATTTGGGAACCTGAACACCATGATCCAGGGCATTTACCTGGATGTGGTATTTGAAGATTTCGTGCCCTGGTCTGTCGTGGTGGTGCCCCTTGAAAATAAAGAAACAACTTTCAGCTTTAGGGACGAGATCAATACACTTACTTTTTCTTTAAAACTGAAGGACTTTGGCATCATTGCCTGTTTACAGGACAATGGCACCAATAAAAAATATCACCGGGAAGTCCTGGACCAGATCGGCAACACAGCTTTGTCGGCCGAGCAGTTTGAAGAGCTTTGTGCGCGCTTTTTTTATTCGGCATACCTGTTTAACCGATTGCCCGAATATGCCGTTATGCCTGTTGAAGGGTCGATATACATTGATGCCATGCCGCTAAAAGGCACATTGAACAAGGCGCTGTTTGACCACTGGCAGCATAAAACCTATGCCCAGGTGCTGCAGGATTTCTGGAAACCATGGGGGCATACGCTGTTCGAGATCATTAAAGACCCGACAAAGCCCATGAGCTATTTTAACCCGCCAGCATTACCCGAAACCAATTAAAAAATAAGGTTACCCGATTTTAGCCAGCAGCTGACCAATGAAATGAGGGATTGTTCCGGGCACTACCAATACGGTAACAATCATTCCTGCCAGTGCACCAAAAAAGTGTGCATCGTGGTTAATGTGGTCTCTGGCATTTTTAGAGGCATACACACAATAAACCAGGTACAGTGGCCCAAAAATAATTGCCCAGATGCGAATGGGTATCGGAAATATCATCATGCTGGAAAAAGGCTGAAACAGGATAAAGCTGAACAATACCCCGCTGATGGCGCCGGAAGCACCGAGGCTGTTGTACCACATGTCATTCTTATGTTTCATTACCGATGGAATATCGCTCAGTATCAGGCTTAAAAAATATACGGCCCCAAACTGCCATGAACCGATCATTGCCTCCAGCTGGAAGGCAAAGAAAAAGAAGGTCATCATGTTAAAGATCAGGTGCATCCAGTCGGCATGAATGAGTCCACTGGTAATCAAAGTATACACTTTATACCTGCGTGAAACGCTATAGGGATGCAGCATAAATTTGCCATACAGGCCATTGTCGTTAAACGCGTAAATGCTGGTGACTATAGTAAAAAGAAAGATGATCGAGGCAACAGGCGTATGTATTAAATATTCCATTTCTGATGATTTCCCGCTAATATAGGGATTTTATAGAGAGGCCCATCGGTCCGAAGTAATACTTAAGGCCAATAGAAACATAAGTATATACGTCAGGGTTGCCGCTTTTAAATTTAATTGGCGAATCGTTATAGCCATCCAGTCCCTCGCCCAGGGTAACATTGGCCTGGTAATTCAGATTGAGGCCATAGCGGGTATAGCCACTACGGTCCATGAAGTTAAAGGCAATGCCCAGGTTTAAAGGGACCAGCAGATCTTTGGAGCTGTCGCTTCCCGGAAATACATATCCATTGGGATCGTTCGGCTTTTCCCTCACCACAAACTTCATCTTATTCATGATTACGCCAGCACCAGCACCAACATATAGTCCTTTTATGGCATTGGTAAAACCACTCCTGTCGTAATCGATCAGGGCACCCAAATAGAGTTTGGCATTCAGTGCAAAGGCTTTGTAGCTGTTTATAAACTGGCGGTTGTTGGGGTCAGTATTGATGTCGCCCCCGTTAATTTCACCCATCTGACCTTCAATACCCATACTTACAAAGGGCGTAAAATAATAATCGAAAGAGCCATAACCGGCGAGCCCGTAATCGTGTTTGTTCAAATCAGCAAACGACTGGGTAACTCCTAATCCGCCGCCTATTCCCAGTTTGTAAAAGTTAGATTGTGCTGCGGCGCTTACATATAATAATGCGGACAGTAAGAGGGTTAAAGTTGTTTTCAAGTGATCTTCATTAAATTTTTAGGCAAAACTATAATCTTTACATAACTTTGAATTTTCATAAGAGTATGCTAATTTATATAAATAAAAATAAATCCCTTCAAAATAGATTTACAAAATACGTTCAAATCGACACACAGTCAGACCCTTCCTCGCCAACCGTACCTTCTACTGAAAAGCAAAAGGATCTGGGCAGGGTGCTGGTAGCTGAATTACTGGAGATGGGAATAGCAGACGCACACCTGGATGAGTATGGCTATGTTTATGCCACTATACCATCCAACTCCGACAAGAAAGTTCCGGTGATCTGTTTCTGCTCACACATGGATACCTCACCGGATTGCAGCGGCTACGGTGTAAAGCCGCTGATCCATGAAAACTACCAGGGGCAGGACCTGGTACTGCCAGACGATCCTTCTGTTGTTTTAAAAATGGCAGAACATCCCGACCTGAAACACCAGATCGGGAATGACATCATTACTGCCAGCGGTACCACTTTGTTGGGGGCCGACAATAAAGCGGGCCTTGCAGAAATTATGGAGGCTGCCGCATTTCTGATGAAAAACCCGGAGCTGAAACATGGCACCATCAAAATATTGTTTACACCGGATGAAGAAATAGGACGTGGTGTAGATAAGGTGAACCTGGAAAAGCTGGGAGCCGATTTTGCTTATACCATTGATGGGGAAACGCTGGGTTCTATTGAAGATGAAACCTTTTCGGCTGATGGGGCTGTGCTTAGCATTAGAGGGGTAAGTGCACATCCCGGCTTTGCCAAAGGAAAAATGGAAAGCGCCATTAAAATATTGTCTGATGTGATCAGTGCTTTGCCTGCCGATTGCCTTTCACCAGAGTCAACAGAAGCCAAGGAAGGCTTCATTCATCCGGTCAGTATCAGCGGTAATGTAGAGCAGGCCGAGGCCCGGTTTATCCTGCGGGCTTTTAACGATGAGGAGCTGGCTGCAAACGGAGAACTGCTGGACGCCACAGTCCAGAACATCATAGAAGACTTTCCAAACTCAACATACGAGCTGAAGATCACTGAACAATACCGCAATATGAAACAGGTGCTGGACCAATACCCTCAGGTAATTGAATATGGTATAGCAGCCATAAAAAGGACGGGTATTAGGCCTAAACAACAAAGCATAAGAGGTGGTACAGATGGTTCACGCTTGTCCTTCATGGGTTTGCCCTGTCCGAATATCTTTGCCGGAGAGCATGCCTTTCATGGCAAGCAGGAATGGGCATCGGTGCAGGATATGGAAAAAGCGGTAGAAACAATTGTCAATATCGCCACCGTCTGGGAAGAAAAGGCCTGATTGATCAGGCCAGTGTTAACCTGGCCAGGTACTGGTCCGAGTCATCTTCAAAGATGATATCGGTGTGCCATCCGGTTTGAGTGGCCAGCTCAGTAAGTGTTTGCTGATCTACATAGATCCATTTAAACCAATTGCCTTTAAGACTTTTGTATTCATATCTGAAACTTACTTCACCAAAATAGCCTTTTTCGGGAAAGGGGATCTCCAGGTACAGGTAAGAAAGGTCGGAGCTGTCGAAAACCAGCTGGCCATCTTTGTTGATCAGTTTTTTAACCTCTTGCAGAAAAGATTTTAGCCCCGCAACGGAGCCAGTAAGGCCAATGCCGTTCATCATAAACAACAGGGTGTCGTATTTGCTGCTCCCTTCAGGCAGTCTGTAGGTTAGGATATTCCCTTCAATGGCCTGCTTTAAGCCGCGCTGTTTCATAATGCTTACTGCAGCTGCCGAGATGTCCATTCCACATACGTTAATTCCCCTTTTTTGCAGAATTAAGGCATGGCTGCCCACACCGGCACCCACATCAAGTACTTTTCCCCTGCAAAGGTCAAGCGCTTTGAGCTCCAGCTCAGGCATCTCATTTTCATTCCTGAAATAAATATCGACAGGCATTTCTTCGGGTTCATCGTAAGAATTGTGTACCCATAAGGTTTCTGCAGGTGGTTTTATAAACTGATCTTTTAAGGCTTCTCCAAAAACGTCCATGCCGCGAATTTATGGAAATTACAGCTCAAATTCCTGATGGTATTCCGGAATGGATACATTTTTAAAGCCCGCATTTATGATCCGTTGTGCAAATTTTTGCTGTACTTCATATTCTCCATGTACCAGGAACAGGCGTTTAACCTTTGCAGGATCCTGAACAGACAGGAATTGCAGCAGGTCTTCATAATCTCCATGCGCGCTCATAGATTTAATGGCCCCCACTTCGGCAATAACATCATATTCCTGCCCAAATAGCCAAACCCTTTTCTGTCCGGCCATTAACCTGCCCGCTAGCGAGTCCGGGCTGGCATAACCCACCATTAAAATGGTGTTTTTCTTGTCGCTGATGTTGTTCCTGATGTGGTGCCTGACCCTGCCACCTTCGGCCATTCCTGAGGAAGAAATGATCACACAAGGATGCATGTCGACGTTTAGGGCTTTGGATTCTTCCACACTTTCTATGAAGCGCAGACCTTTAAAGCCAAAAATATCCTGATCAACCTTCAGGATCTCTTTTACCCCGTTGTTGTAAACCTCGGGGTGGCTCCTTAATACTTCCGTAGCTTCCATAGAAAGCGGACTGTCTACATAATAAGGTATTTCGGGCAGTTTATTTTTTAGCTCCAGGCCGTTCAGGGCATATAAAAGTTCCTGGGTACGGCCAACACTAAAGGCCGGGATGATCACTTTTCCTTTTTTTTCTATACAGGTACGGGTAATCACCTGCAGCAGCATATCTTCTATCGGGTCCAGGTCGGCATGCAAAGAATCGCCATAGGTAGATTCCATCAGGATATAATCTGCCTGGGGAAAGGTTTGCGGACTTTTAAGCAGCAGGTCGCCATAACGTCCAACATCGCCGCTAAAGGTAATACGGGTTGTTGTCCCGTTTTCATGGAGCTGTAAATGAACGGCAGCGCTGCCAACAATGTGTCCGGCATCCGTAAACCTTAGGGTAACGTCCGGATCTATGTTAAAGTCCTGATCGTAAGGTATGGTTTTAAACTGGCTAAGGGTTTGTTCTACATCCTTGTCGGTATATAAAGGCATTTCCTGATCTTCCACACGCCGGATCTTCTTGTTGGCGTATTCAGCATCCTGCATCTGGATCTTTGCCGAATCGAGTAGTAAAATCCGGGCCAGGTTTCTGGTGGCCGGAGTACAATATACCGGGCCACGAAAACCCTCTGCTACCAGACGGGGCAGTAAACCACAATGGTCTATATGGGCATGCGACAGGATCATATAGGTTACCTTTGCCGGGTTAAAACCAAAAGATTCGTTCAGGCCGTCGGTCAGGTCTCCCATGCCCTGAAACAGCCCACAATCCAGCAGTATTTGCACACCCTTGTCCAGGGTAATGAGGTGTTTACTGCCGGTTACCGCACGCGCGGCACCATGAAAAGCAATTTTCATTAAATAGTATTAGTGGTTAAAGGGAATTATGCGCGTACTTTTGAAATGGTGTCTTTAACCTGATCGGTTACATCAGCCAGTTTTTCTTTGGAAGCATCTAAAAGGTCACAAAACCAGTCCGACATTTTATCTTTTACATCTCCTGTTTTATCTGACGATAATATTAAAGCTATAGCAGCACCTAAGGCAGCGCCAGCCAATACACCTGCAATTATTTTAGTTTCTTTCTTCATCGTGATAATTTTAAATGATTTATACGCCGGGGCATTATCCCCTATCTGTTTGTAAGATAAACAAAAATGGGGCCGAATGGTTTAAGGTTCCGGACTAATTCATAAAAAAAGCCACGTAATATTTACATTACGCGGCTCGTTCATAGGGATGTGATGATATTATTTTACACTTGTGCCTTCAAACTTGAACATAGCATCCTGAAAGTTGTTGACCAGGGACATTTCTATAGTTCCGTTAGACTGAAAGGAGAATATAACCACCCTGCTGCTGCCAGATGAGGACATATACTGCTTGGTTGCGTCTGAATAGATGAAGTTTGAAAATGTTAAAGCGGTAAAATTACCATATTCCTGTCCGCTTACCGGCTCGATAACAACCTCATTGGCCGCTTTTCTGGTTACTTTAATTTTTGTATTGTTGAAGTCAACATTACCAACAGATAGTTTACCTTGATAGGTCTGCGATACTTCCGCAGATTTATCTGCGCCATCTGGTGATTTGTCTTTGTCCTTGCTGCATGCAGCGAAAACAGTAATGAGTAATAAAATTGGATAGATGATTGCTTTTTTCATAAAAGATTAAAAGTGTAAGGTTAAAAAATAATTAACCATGGCATTGGTAAAAACTGTGCCAAAGGGTAGGTACACATATGGTTTTCCTTTCAGATTTCTGCAGCTTTAACTTTTGGTTTATTTTAAATGTATTGACAATTAGCAAGCTGTGGCTAGGGTTCTCTTTGTAGGATAATTTTGATTTTTGAAGCAGGAATGTGTTTTTGGATTGGGAAATGTAGCTAAAAACAAACAGGGACCACCTGGCGGTGCGTCCCTGTTATAAGATGGTTGATCCACCACAGATCAACCTAAACCAAACAAACTGCAACTATAACGGAGAATATTGCGGAAAAGTTTTGCGCTGATATGTAAATATAATTTCCTGACAATATAATGACAGGAGGGGGAATAACCGTTGTTCAGATGTAATAGACTAGTCTTAACTTAAGTTCGGCTCTGCTACTGTGGGGAAGCCAAGGTTTAAACCAGAAATCCTGAAAAACCAATAGCAAGTTATAAGCAAAAAGTAATTAAAGTGTGTAAATTGTTTCAATGATTATTTTTTAAATTTGCACACCTTTATAATAAAAACTTGCACCTGGTATTCATCACAATTATTGGTTCGATTTTTATTCTTTGCCTGGCCATTGTAAAGCTGTTGCTTTTCAGTAAGGGAAGGCAGTATTTAAACCTTTTGCTGTGCATAGCCATTTTTGGGGTAATTTGGTACGGCATTATTTATTTGCTTACCAACTCTGGGCTGATAAAAAATCACCCTGTACTCTTTAATAAAGGCTTACCACTTTATTATCTCATTGCACCATGCTTTTTTCTCTACATCAGGG comes from the Pedobacter heparinus DSM 2366 genome and includes:
- a CDS encoding class I SAM-dependent methyltransferase produces the protein MDVFGEALKDQFIKPPAETLWVHNSYDEPEEMPVDIYFRNENEMPELELKALDLCRGKVLDVGAGVGSHALILQKRGINVCGMDISAAAVSIMKQRGLKQAIEGNILTYRLPEGSSKYDTLLFMMNGIGLTGSVAGLKSFLQEVKKLINKDGQLVFDSSDLSYLYLEIPFPEKGYFGEVSFRYEYKSLKGNWFKWIYVDQQTLTELATQTGWHTDIIFEDDSDQYLARLTLA
- a CDS encoding rhodanese-like domain-containing protein, encoding MKEITVEELKEKIDNKEDFQLIDVRETFEYDTSNLDGLNIPLAGILIEADKIAQDKPVIIHCRSGKRSAAAVMQLEQQLGLTNLYNLKGGILAWQEAFDPEMPVY
- a CDS encoding rhomboid family intramembrane serine protease; the protein is MEYLIHTPVASIIFLFTIVTSIYAFNDNGLYGKFMLHPYSVSRRYKVYTLITSGLIHADWMHLIFNMMTFFFFAFQLEAMIGSWQFGAVYFLSLILSDIPSVMKHKNDMWYNSLGASGAISGVLFSFILFQPFSSMMIFPIPIRIWAIIFGPLYLVYCVYASKNARDHINHDAHFFGALAGMIVTVLVVPGTIPHFIGQLLAKIG
- a CDS encoding M20/M25/M40 family metallo-hydrolase, with amino-acid sequence MRKICFALLIVLSAQLSRAQDINKIITAGYVDHLIKTLSSDDMQGRGLYTPGIDKAATFIEQQFKAIGLQPLKGETGYRQTFYKDSTDKRPLFNVAGMIPGKSRANEIVIFSGHYDHLGIVKGDLQDSIANGADDDASGITAVIALAKYYKALNNNERTLVFIAFTAEEIGGFGSKYFSKKLDPEQVTAMFNIEMIGKESKFGKNTAFITGYDKSDFGKILQKNLAGTEFTFHPDPYPQQNLFYRSDNATLAALGVPAHTISTDQIDKDEFYHTVKDEYSTLDTLNILYTIKAIAKSAISIVKGTDTPSRIPKLVDSHE
- a CDS encoding outer membrane beta-barrel protein, encoding MKTTLTLLLSALLYVSAAAQSNFYKLGIGGGLGVTQSFADLNKHDYGLAGYGSFDYYFTPFVSMGIEGQMGEINGGDINTDPNNRQFINSYKAFALNAKLYLGALIDYDRSGFTNAIKGLYVGAGAGVIMNKMKFVVREKPNDPNGYVFPGSDSSKDLLVPLNLGIAFNFMDRSGYTRYGLNLNYQANVTLGEGLDGYNDSPIKFKSGNPDVYTYVSIGLKYYFGPMGLSIKSLY
- a CDS encoding DUF4407 domain-containing protein, with the translated sequence MNAISRFFWFCSGAHLSTLEKHPTEHNKYIGIGATIFFTGLFAALSGGYAMYFVFKGDSGAVFFALFFGLIWGLAIFNMDRYIVSSINKNASTNKQILQATPRILLAIMIGVVISRPLELKIFDKEIKERLKVSYLNNQRSKIDTLNAAFENKYRIEMGKLNESKAQKDTMASAIKADRQKLNFEIFGNKTEETSGIMGYGPYAKRKEAELKQREQELDTLTASVRSQEAFVAGRKEFDGLMTEKLYTGKQLDSLTSLAGFADRNWALGQLSFNRDGTRDTSTYLAVTFIGLLFIFFECLPVFVKLMSSRGPYDRSVENTEETQVYESDKDKDYETAVIDGVHDTRVHTEIEKRKHKLYEQ
- a CDS encoding YtxH domain-containing protein; its protein translation is MKKETKIIAGVLAGAALGAAIALILSSDKTGDVKDKMSDWFCDLLDASKEKLADVTDQVKDTISKVRA
- a CDS encoding DUF6358 family protein, with amino-acid sequence MGKKIALNVFYNLGLIVSIFGIVWGYNNTKYLAIALFVATAAFFLYLKLKLVKEMRENLKRK
- a CDS encoding MBL fold metallo-hydrolase RNA specificity domain-containing protein, whose protein sequence is MKIAFHGAARAVTGSKHLITLDKGVQILLDCGLFQGMGDLTDGLNESFGFNPAKVTYMILSHAHIDHCGLLPRLVAEGFRGPVYCTPATRNLARILLLDSAKIQMQDAEYANKKIRRVEDQEMPLYTDKDVEQTLSQFKTIPYDQDFNIDPDVTLRFTDAGHIVGSAAVHLQLHENGTTTRITFSGDVGRYGDLLLKSPQTFPQADYILMESTYGDSLHADLDPIEDMLLQVITRTCIEKKGKVIIPAFSVGRTQELLYALNGLELKNKLPEIPYYVDSPLSMEATEVLRSHPEVYNNGVKEILKVDQDIFGFKGLRFIESVEESKALNVDMHPCVIISSSGMAEGGRVRHHIRNNISDKKNTILMVGYASPDSLAGRLMAGQKRVWLFGQEYDVIAEVGAIKSMSAHGDYEDLLQFLSVQDPAKVKRLFLVHGEYEVQQKFAQRIINAGFKNVSIPEYHQEFEL
- the pepT gene encoding peptidase T, with the translated sequence MLIYINKNKSLQNRFTKYVQIDTQSDPSSPTVPSTEKQKDLGRVLVAELLEMGIADAHLDEYGYVYATIPSNSDKKVPVICFCSHMDTSPDCSGYGVKPLIHENYQGQDLVLPDDPSVVLKMAEHPDLKHQIGNDIITASGTTLLGADNKAGLAEIMEAAAFLMKNPELKHGTIKILFTPDEEIGRGVDKVNLEKLGADFAYTIDGETLGSIEDETFSADGAVLSIRGVSAHPGFAKGKMESAIKILSDVISALPADCLSPESTEAKEGFIHPVSISGNVEQAEARFILRAFNDEELAANGELLDATVQNIIEDFPNSTYELKITEQYRNMKQVLDQYPQVIEYGIAAIKRTGIRPKQQSIRGGTDGSRLSFMGLPCPNIFAGEHAFHGKQEWASVQDMEKAVETIVNIATVWEEKA
- a CDS encoding dipeptide epimerase, which produces MKLAYTAYNLELKHPFAIAKFSRTSTPVMLIRLSYENIEGYGEASMVPYMGESEETAVKFLKQVDWGRFVHPFNFEEIIAYLDSIEKGHPAIKAAIDIALNDINGKLLNKPCYEIYGADPVKMPVTSYTIGIDTPEVIREKVADAKGFKVLKIKLGRDNDKELIHTIRSVSDLPLYVDANQGWADKKQAIDMIYWLHDQGVQLIEQPMDKADLDGNAWLTARSPIPILADEAVQRLADMDTLKGAYHGINMKLMKSTGMYEGHQMILKAKSFGMKVLIGCMSETSCATQAGMALAPLCDWADLDGPWLTSNNPFKAPAMLEGKYLFNQLPGLGLEGIKPSLFTSF